In Eptesicus fuscus isolate TK198812 chromosome 23, DD_ASM_mEF_20220401, whole genome shotgun sequence, one genomic interval encodes:
- the CHEK1 gene encoding serine/threonine-protein kinase Chk1, whose product MAVPFVEDWDLVQTLGEGAYGEVQLAVNRRTEEAVAVKIVDMKRAIDCPDNIKKEICINKMLNHENVVKFYGHRREGNIQYLFLEYCSGGELFDRIEPDIGMPEQDAQRFFHQLMAGVTYLHDIGITHRDIKPENLLLDERDNLKISDFGLATVFRHNNRERLLNKMCGTLPYVAPELLKRKEFHAEPVDVWSCGIVLTAMLAGELPWDQPSDSCQEYSDWKEKKTYLNPWKKIDSAPLALLHKILVENPSVRITIPDIKKDRWYNKLLKKGAKRPRVTSGGVSESPGGFSKHIQSNLDFSLVNSASSEENVKYSSSQPEPRTGLSLWDTSPLYIDKLVQGISFSQPTCPDHMLLNSQLLGTPGSSQNPWQRLVKRMTRFFTKLDADKSYQCLKETCEKLGYQWKKSCMNQVTVSTTDRRNNKLIFKVNLVEMDEKILVDFRLSKGDGLEFKRHFLKIKGKLSDVVSSQKVWLPAT is encoded by the exons ATGGCCGTGCCCTTCGTGGAAGACTGGGACTTGGTGCAGACCCTGGGAGAAGGTGCCTACGGAGA agttCAACTTGCTGTGAATAGAAGAACTGAAGAAGCAGTTGCGGTGAAGATAGTAGACATGAAGCGTGCCATAGACTGTCCAGACAATATTAAGAAAGAGATCTgcatcaataaaatgttaaatcatGAGAATGTAGTGAAATTCTATGGTCACAGGAGAGAAGGCAATATCCAATATCTATTTCTGGAGTATTGTAGTGGAGGAGAACTTTTTGATCGAATCG AGCCAGACATAGGCATGCCTGAACAAGATGCTCAGAGGTTCTTCCATCAACTCATGGCAGGGGTG ACTTATCTGCATGACATTGGAATCACTCACAGGGATATTAAGCCAGAAAATCTCCTATTGGATGAAAGGG ATAACCTCAAAATCTCTGACTTTGGCTTGGCAACAGTGTTTCGGCATAATAACCGTGAGCGTTTATTGAACAAGATGTGTGGTACTTTACCTTACGTTGCGCCAGAACTTCTCAAGAGAAAAGAATTTCATGCAGAACCAGTTGATGTTTGGTCCTGTGGAATAGTACTTACTGCAATGTTGGCTGGGG aATTGCCATGGGACCAGCCCAGTGACAGTTGTCAGGAATATTctgattggaaagaaaaaaaaacatacctcAACCCTTGGAAAAAAATCGATTCTGCTCCTCTAG cTCTGCTGCATAAAATCCTCGTTGAGAATCCATCAGTAAGGATTACCATCCCAGACATCAAAAAAGATAGATGGTACAACAAACTACTCAAGAAAG gggcAAAGAGGCCCCGAGTCACTTCAGGTGGTGTATCGGAGTCTCCTGGTGGATTCTCTAAACACATTCAATCCAATTTGGATTTCTCTCTAGTAAACAGTGCTTCTAG tgaagaaaatgtgaaatactCCAGTTCCCAGCCAGAACCACGGACAGGTCTTTCCTTATGGGACACCAGCCCGTTATACATTGATAAACTGGTACAAGGGATCAGTTTCTCCCAGCCCACATGTCCGGATCATATGCTTCTGAATAGTCAGTTACTTGGCACCCCAGGATCCTCACAG AATCCCTGGCAGCGCTTGGTCAAAAGAATGACACGATTTTTTACCAAATTGGATGCAGACAAATCTTACCAATGCCTGAAAGAGACTTGTGAGAAATTGGGCTATCAATGGAAGAAGAGTTGTATGAATCAg GTTACTGTATCAACAACTGATAGAAGAAACAATAAACTGATTTTCAAAGTGAATTTGGTAGAAATGGATGAGAAGATCTTGGTTGACTTCCGGCTTTCTAAG GGTGATGGATTGGAATTCAAGAGACACTTCCTGAAGATTAAAGGCAAGCTGAGTGATGTTGTGAGCAGCCAGAAGGTTTGGCTTCCTGCCACATGA